Proteins from one Parasteatoda tepidariorum isolate YZ-2023 chromosome 4, CAS_Ptep_4.0, whole genome shotgun sequence genomic window:
- the LOC107450189 gene encoding glutathione S-transferase 1 produces the protein MPHYKLIDYSYPTSGELARLIFQYKDIQYEDEKVESPDRIYEAEEESPFGYLPVLLVDGKHVAQGQGITRYLAREFDLVGKTNEEAAICDMIMDGLGVMFAKMRNIHVASLDIKQQVALLKEMMEEDVPRYLTKYEKFLERSSSANGFFASEQLTWCDLGVGLTLAGLQIRQPKLLDNNPRLKAFVQKVSSNPVVEDFIQSELAQSVIIRKNSM, from the exons ATGCCTCACTACAAACTAATCGATTATAGTTATCCAACTTCTGGAGAATTGGCTCGACTCATATTTCAATACAAAGACATTCAATACGAAGATGAAAAAGTTGAATCACCGGACAGAATTTATGAAGCAGAagaag aATCACCGTTCGGCTATTTACCTGTTCTGTTGGTGGATGGAAAACATGTCGCTCAAGGACAAGGCATTACAAGATATCTCGCAAGAGAATTCg ACTTAGTGGGCAAAACTAATGAAGAGGCAGCAATTTGTGACATGATCATGGATGGTTTAGGAGTGATGTTCGCCAAGATGAGAAACATACACGTTGCTAGTTTAGATATAAAACAACAG GTAGctttattgaaagaaatgatGGAAGAGGATGTACCCcgatatttaactaaatatgaGAAATTCCTTGAAAGATCCAGCAGTGCGAATGGTTTTTTTGCCAGTGAACAA cTCACATGGTGTGATCTTGGAGTTGGACTGACTTTAGCCGGCTTGCAAATCCGACAGCCAAAGTTACTGGATAACAATCCACGACTAAAAGCTTTTGTTCAAAAAGTTTCTTCAAATCCAGTAGTTGAAGATTTCATACAGTCTGAATTGGCTCAATCAGTAATTATCAGAAAAAACAGCATGTGa
- the LOC122270060 gene encoding pro-resilin-like, whose amino-acid sequence MKLINWPEKIAISVIVIAAAVAAVLVNPPLEYHGHAQPYKFGYSVKDHHGEQHREEFGTGDHEYHGHAQPYKFGYSVKDHHGEQHREEFGTGDHVTGSYGFTDARGVHRQVNYVADHGGFRAEVKTNEPGTANQNPAAVHLVSSAPAYGNLYGGYGYGGYAGHGRADHGPEYGGYGLGYGRLGYYGAGYGGYGLASALLGTLPYARYGY is encoded by the exons ATGAAACTCATTAACTGGCcagaaaaaatagcaatttcg GTCATTGTTATTGCAGCAGCAGTTGCGGCTGTTTTAGTTAATCCACCATTG GAGTACCATGGTCATGCACAGCCATACAAATTTGGATACAGTGTCAAGGATCACCATGGTGAACAGCACAGGGAAGAATTCGGAACCGGAGACCAC GAGTACCATGGTCATGCTCAGCCATACAAATTTGGATACAGTGTCAAAGATCACCATGGTGAACAGCACAGGGAAGAATTCGGAACCGGAGACCACGTAACGGGCAGCTATGGATTCACCGATGCACGGGGCGTTCACCGGCAAGTCAATTACGTAGCTGACCACGGTGGCTTCAGAGCCGAAGTCAAGACCAATGAGCCAGGAACAGCCAACCAGAACCCTGCTGCCGTTCACCTCGTTTCATCTGCTCCTGCTTACGGTAACCTATACGGTGGATATGGATATGGTGGATATGCAGGTCATGGACGTGCCGATCACGGACCTGAGTATGGAGGTTATGGACTTGGATATGGCCGTCTTGGATACTATGGTGCCGGATATGGTGGATACGGTTTAGCCAGTGCCTTGTTGGGTACTCTTCCCTATGCCCGATACGGTTATTAA